The window CGATCATCGCCAGCGATCCCGAAATTGCCGAGCGGTTCCTGAACGGCGTCGATTCGGCGATCGTGATGTGGAATGCCTCTACCCAGTTTGCCGATGGCGGCGAATTCGGGCTGGGCGCGGAAATCGGCATTTCGACCGGCCGCCTGCACGCGCGCGGCCCCGTCGCGCTGGAAGGGCTGACGACGTACAAATGGCAGGTGATCGGCACCGGCCAGGTGCGGCCGTAACCGGGGGCGCGTCGTCTGAAGCGCATCGGCATCCTGGGCGGATCGTTCAATCCCGCCCATCGCGGCCACCGCCATATCTCGCTGGAAGCCATGCGGGCGCTGGGGCTGGACGAGGTGTGGTGGCTGGTGTCGCCGGGCAACCCGCTGAAGGACGGGGCATCGGACATGGCGCCGCTCGACCGGCGGCTGGCATCGGCCCGCGCCATGGCCCGGCGCGCGCCCATCCGGGCATCGGCGTTGGAGACGCGGCTGGGCACCCGGTACACGCTGGATACCGTGCGCGCGATCCGGAAACTCTATCCGCGCCACAGCTTCATCTGGCTGATGGGGGCGGACAATCTGGCCCAGTTTCACCGCTGGCGCGGCTGGCGCCGGATCGCGCAGGAGGTTCCGATTGCGGTTCTGACCCGTCCGGGGTATGATGACGATGCTCGCGCGAGTGCCGCGATGAGCTGGCTGCGGCGGTTCGTCCGCCCCGCAGGCCAGGGCAGGAACTGGACGAAGTGGAGATTGCCGGCCCTCGTGCTGCTGCGCTTCCGCCCCGATCCCACCTCGGCGACCCGCATTCGGGCCGTCAACCCCGGCTGGCACAGGCCACCGGGATCCCCAACCCGCCCATCCGTCCCCAGCCGCTAGGAGGTTCCTTGGCAACCCGACCCCAATCCGTGTCCCCATCCAGCCCGCAGGAAGCGGAGGCGCTGCATCAGCTCGTCCTCGCCTCGCTGGACGATGACCAGGCGGTGGAAACCGTGTCCATCCCGCTCGCCGGCAAGTCGAGCATCGCCGATTACATGGTGATCGCATCGGGCAAGTCGACGCGGCAGGTGGCATCCATGGCGACCAAGCTGGCGGAAAAGATCAAGGCGCAGTGCGGCCGCACGGCGCGGGTCGAGGGGCTGGCAACGGCCGACTGGGTCCTGATCGATGCCGGCGACGTGATCGTCCATCTGTTCCGCCCCGAAGTGCGCAGTTTCTATAATCTCGAGCGGATGTGGTCGTTCGGCGATACGCCCGCGACCGGCGGCGCCGCCTGATTCCGCCCGCCCGACCCGGCTGATGCTGCTGCACATCGTCGCGCGCGGGCGCATCGGCCGGGGGGCGGAGGCGGAGCTGGTCGACCGTTATCTGAAACGGGTCAGCTGGCCCGTCCGCATCACCGAATTGCCCGATCAGGGCGGGCGCATCCCCCCTATCGAGCCGGGGACCCGCCTGGTCCTGCTCGATGAAAAGGGCCGCGACCTGCCATCCGTCGACCTGGCGGCGACGCTGGGTCGCTGGCGCGACGACGGCGTGCGCGAGGCGCGGTTCATGATCGGGGCTGCCGACGGGTTTGACGATGCCGAGCGGAAATCGGCGGACCTGCTGCTGTCCTTTGGCCGCCTGACCTGGCCGCATATGCTGGCCCGCGCGATGCTGGCCGAACAATTGTGGCGATCGGTCAGCATCCTGTCCGGCCATCCCTATCATCGGGAGGGGTGATGGCGGCCCGGCCGATCCTTGCCCTGATCGCGCTGGCCACGCTGGGTGCCGCGCCAGCGGCCGACATTGCCCGCCAGCGCGCCGCCCTGGCCGAGGCGCGGCAGGCCAGCGCCGCTGCGGCCGAACGTGCGCGGGCGCTGGAACAGCAGGCGGCCGATGCCGGGGATGCGGCGGTCCGCGCGGGACAGGCGCGGGCGGCACTGGTCGCCCGGATTGCGGAAGCGGAGGCTGAGCTGACCGCCGCGCGGGCGCGCGTTGCCCTTGCCGCGCGGCTGCTTGGCGAACAGCGCCGGCGGCTGGCAGAGCGGCAACAGGGGATCGTGCGGCTGATCGCGGCGATCCAGTCGCTGGCCCGTCGGCCCGCTGCGCTTGCGCTGGCCCGGCCGGGCAGCACTGACGATATCGTCCATGCCCGGGCCGTGCTGGGCACGCTGGTCCCCGTGATCCGCCAGCGCACGGCAGCCATCCGTCGGGAGATTGCGGGATCGCAGCGGCTGCGCGCGGCGGCGAGCCAGTCCGTCGATGCCCTGTCCCGGTCCCGCGCCACACTGGAGACGCGGCGGATCGAACTGGCCCGGCTCGAATCGACCGAGCGGCTGCGCGCCGAACGACTGGGCCGGGTGGCGCTGGGCGAAAGCGACCGGGCCATCGCGCTGGGCGAGCGGGCACGTGACCTGATCGACCAGATGGCGGAGGGGGACCGGGCACAGGCCGTGCTGAGCGACCTGATGGCGCTGCCCGATCCGCTGCCCCGGCCGGGCAAGAGCGAGGCAACGACGGCGGTACGCGGCACGGCGCCGGGTTACCGCGTGCCCGCAATCGGCCGCGTCGTCGCCGGTTATGGCGGCGTCACCTCTGCCGGGGTGCGCGCGCGCGGCACGACGCTGGCGGCATCGCCGCTGGCGGTGGTGGTCGCCCCGGCACAGGGTCAGGTGATCCATGCAGCGGCATTCCGCAGCTATGGCGGGGTCGTCATCGTCGATCACGGCGCTGGCTGGACCACGCTGATTTCCGGCCTGGATACGATCAGCGTCCGGACGGGGCAGCAGGTGGCGGCGGGCCAGCCGCTGGGTCGCATGACGGCCAGCGGCGCGCCGGAACTGACCGTTGAACTTCGCCGACGCGGCCGTCCCGTCGACTGGCTGTCGCTGATCGACTGACGGCCCTTGGCGGGGCGCGCGCCGCCCGCTACGCCATGGGCCATGCCTCCCTATCTCGAACTCATGCAGCGCGCGCTCGACCACGGGGTGGAACAGCGCGACCGCACCGGCGTCGGCACGCTCAGCGTGTTCGGCCATCAGATGCGCTTTGATCTGGCCAAGGGCTTTCCGGTGCTGACGACGAAGAAGCTGCATCTACGATCGATCATCATCGAACTGCTCTGGTTCCTGCGCGGCGATACCAATGTGCGCTGGTTGCAGGATCGCAAGGTCAGCATCTGGGACGAATGGGCCGATGAGGCGGGCGACCTTGGCCCCGTGTACGGCAAGCAGTGGCGGCACTGGGAAGCGCCCGATGGCCGAACGATCGACCAGATCGCCGACCTGGTGCAGCAGATCCGCACTCAGCCCGCCAGCCGCCGCCAGATCGTGTCGGCATGGAACCCCGGCGAACTGCACCGCATGGCGCTGGCACCGTGCCATTGCCTGTTCCAGACCCATGTCGCGAACGGCAAGCTGTCGCTGCTGCTGTATCAGCGGTCGGCCGACATCTTTCTGGGCGTGCCGTTCAACATCGCCAGCTATGCGCTGCTGACCCATATCCTGGCCCAGCAATGCGACCTGGAGGTTGGGGAATTCATCTGGACCGGCGGCGATTGCCACCTTTACCTGAACCACCTGGATCAGGCGCGGGAACAGCTGTCGCGCACGCCCGGCCCGCTGCCCCGGCTTGAAATCCTGCGCCGCCCGGACAGCATCGACGGGTATGACTATGAGGATTTCGTGATCCACGATTATGTGGCGCAGCCGCATATCAAGGCACCGGTGGCGGTATGATGACGCTATACCTTGCCCGGGCGACCAATGGCGTGATCGGCCGTGACGGCGATCTGCCCTGGCGGCTGCCCGCCGATCTGAAGCGGTTCAAGGCGCTGACCATGGGCAAGCCGATGGTGATGGGTCGCAAGACGTTCGAAAGTTTCCCCAGTCCGCTGCCCGGCCGCCGCCATATCGTGCTGACCCGCGATGCAAACTGGTCCGCCTCCGGGGCCGAGGTGGCGCACAGCGTCGATGCCGCGCTGGCGCTGGCGGGCGATGTTCCCGACGTGGCGATCATCGGCGGGGCAGAGGTTTTTGCCCTGTTCATGCCCATGGCCGACCGGATCGAACTGACCGAGGTTCATGCCGAGCCGGAGGGGGACGCCAGCGTTCCCGCCTTTGGCCCGGAATGGCGAGAGGCGGCGCGGGAGGACCATGCGGCCGAGGGCGATCGCCCGGCGTTCAGTTTCGTGACGCTCGTTCGCGGGTAATCGCCGTTCGCCTTGGACCATCGCTGGGAACCGCGTTAGCATCGCGCCCGATAAACGGGACAAGGAGGGGGCGATGATCCGCAAGCTGCTGCTGGGTGTGCTGGCCCTTGTCCTGATCGCTGCGACCGCCTTCTTCACCCTGGCCCCCGGCATCGCCGAGCGGGGGATGAACCGTGTCGTTGCCGGGCAGCGGCCTGAAATCACGCCCGTTGCCCGCGCCCTGCACCGCCGGCTGGCGGTGGCGGACCTGCATGGCGATACCCTGTTGTGGAAACGCAGCCTGCTCAGCCGCTCTGACCGGGGGCAGGTCGATCTGCCGCGGCTGCGCGCTGGCAATGTCGCGCTTCAGGTGTTCTCCAGCGTCACCAAAACGCCGAAAAATCAGAATTACGCCGCCAATACGGGCGAAACGGACAACATCACCCTGCTTGCCATCGGGCAGATGCAGCCGCCGCGCACCTGGGGTTCGTTGCTGGAACGATCGCTGTTCCATGCCGAAAAGCTCCGCGTGGCAGAGGCGGGATCGGCGGGCGCGCTGCGCGTCATCGACAGCCCGGCGGCGCTGGACGGCCTGCTCGCCGATCGCCGTCGGGGGGTGAAGGTGACCGGCGCACTGCTGTCGGTCGAGGGCCTGCACAATCTGGAGGGGCGGCTGGACAATGTGGACCGGCTGTACGCCGCCGGGTTTCGCATGGCCGGCCTGGTCCATTTTTTCGACAATGAAGTCGCCGGGTCGATGCACGGGGTGGCGCGGGGCGGGCTGACCCCGCTGGGTCGGCAGGTGATCCGGCGGATGGAGGCGCGTGGCATGATCGTCGACATTGCCCACGCCAGCCATCGGTCGGTGGCCGAAATCCTGGCCATGGCCCGGCGGCCCGTCCTGTCCAGCCATGGCGGCGTCCAGGCGGTGTGCCGGGAAAACCGCAACCTGACCGATGATGAGATCCGCGGCGTTGCCCGCACCGGCGGGGTGGTCGGCATCGGTTATTGGGACGGCGCGGTCTGTTCGGTGGACGTATCGGCGATCGTCCGGTCGATCCTGCACGTCCGCGTCCTTGTCGGCATCGACTATGTCGGACTGGGATCGGATTTCGACGGCGCAGTGACCACCGGGTTCGATACCGGCGAATTGGTGCTGATCACTCAAGGCCTGATCGATGCCGGCCTGTCCGAACGCGATATCGCAAAGGTGATGGGCGGCAATGTGCTGCGCGTCCTGCGGGCAGGGATTGCGCCGCTGCCCTAGCGGATGACCGATGTGCCGGATGCGGACGGGCTGGCCCGCCCGATACCGGTCAGACCCGCATCGGCATCAGGACGTAGAGCGCGGCCGACTTGTCGTTTTCGCGGATCAGCGTGGGCGCCCCGGCATCGGCCAGATGCACCTCGATCGCGTCGCCCTCCACCTGGCTCAGAATGTCGAGCAGATATTTGGCGTTGAACCCGATTTCGAATCCCATCGCGGCATAATCGCCGGGCACTTCCTCGGCCGCGGTGCCATGTTCCGGGCTGGTCACCGAGAGCGTGACCTTGTCCCGGTCAAGCGCCAGCTTGACGGGCCGCGCCTTTTCCGTGGCGATGGTCGACACGCGGTCGACACCGGCCATCAGGCTTTTCGGATCGATCTTGAGCAGCTTGTCATTCGCGGTCGGGATGACGCGGCTGTAATCCGGGAAAGTGCCGTCGATCAGCTTGGACGTCAGGATCGCCTGGCCCAGGTCAAAGCGGATCTTGGACGTGGACAGCGAAACGCCGACCGATCCGTCCACTTCGTCCAGCAGCTTGCGCAGTTCGTTCACGCATTTGCGCGGAACGATCACGCCGGGCATTTCCTCTGCGCCATCGGGGCGCGGCACGGTGACGCGGGCCAGCCTGTGGCCGTCGGTCGCCGCGGCCTTCAGCACCGGCTGCGCCTCATCCGTCACGTGCAGGAAGATGCCGTTCAGATAATAGCGCGTTTCCTCGGTCGAGATCGCAAAACGGGTCTTGTCGATGATCTGCTTGAGCGTGGCGACGGGCAGTTCGAACTGGACCGGCAATTCGCCCTCGGCAATCACCGGGAAATCGTCGCGCGGCAGGGTTTGCAGGCTGAACCGGGCGCGGCCGGCCGTCACGGTCAGTCGGCCGTCGCTGGCGGCCAGTTGCACCTGCGCGCCCTCCGGCAGCTTGCGGGCGATGTCGAACAGCATGTGCGCGGGCACCGTGATCGCGCCCGACGTTTCGATATCGGCCTTCAGCGTCTCGTCCACCTGCAGGTCGAGGTCGGTCGCCATCAGGCGGATGACACCGTCGCCGGTGGCGTCGATGAGGACGTTGGACAGGATGGGAATGGTGTTCCGCCGCTCCACCACCGAATGGACATGGCTCAGCCCCTTGAGAAGCGTCGCGCGTTCGATCGTGGCCTTCATGTCCGTTCTATCCCCCGGGGCTTCTCGCCCTGTTTTCCGATGCCGTTCCGAGTGGACTGGATTCGGTTAACAGCTGGTAATACCGCCTCATCCTTAACGGCAAAAAGGGCCGGGGCAAGCGGCCCCGACCCTTTCCCGCCTGATTTGGCGATGCTTGCCGATCAGAAGCGCAGACCGACGCCCGCGACGACCTGATGACGGTCGGTATCGACGTCGAAATTGCCGATCGTGCCGCCTTCGTTGAACTCGAGACGGGCATCGCCATAGTTGGAATAGCGATATTCGACCTTGGCAAAGGTGTTGGTGCCGATGGCCTGCTCAACGCCTGCGCCCAGACGATAGCCGTCCAGCTTGAAGTTGCGGCCGACCTCGGTCACGCCGTCGCTGGCCGTCGCGTCCAAACGGGCATTGGTATAGCCTGCCTTTGCATAGACCAGCGTGGACGGCGTGGCGAGGATACCCGCGCGGGCGCCGACATACAGGTCACGACCGGTCTTCACCTGGCCATAGCCGAAATAGTTCGGATCGGTGTTGTTGTTGTCGACGCTGGCGGTCGAATCACCGATTTCCGCTTCGGCACCGATCACGGCGCCACCGATCTGGTAATCATAGCCCAGCTCGGCGCTGTACTGGAAACCGTCGATGGACTGATCGTCGCCCTCGATATCCGAATCCTCGGTGCTGCCAGACCGCACATTGTCGTAACCGCCAAGCACGGCGATCCGTCCGCCCGTCCAGTTGGGCGCGGTATCCTGCGCCATGGCCGGCGTTGCGATCGTGGCGGCGCCAAGCGCCAAAAGGGTAAGGGTACGCATAACAACTCCTACTCAAAAGCTCCGCTGCAAGAGCGCGGAGAGGCGGGTTAAGCGCAGAGCGAGGCTGTCAGTTGCATGAACCGCACGTAAACGCCGATTAACCGTTGCAATTTCGCCACAGGGGCTTGAAACCGTGGGGCATGAAGACAACCGAATGGCCATTTCGCGGGCGTATTGGGCCTGAAATAACACGTAAATCCGTGGCTTTTTCTGGGCTGATACTGGTCGGTGTGCTCGCCGCCGGTGGCACGGCGACTGCCCGGAACGTGATCGGCGTCTATGGCGCATGGGGTGCATTCTCCGACGCGATGCCCCGGCGATGCTATGCGATGGCGCGTCCGCTGGAACGGGGCGGGGCGGCATTTGCGGCGATCGCCAACTGGCCGGGCGAGCGAATCAGGCATCAGCTGCACCTGCGATTGAGCCGCCCGCGCAGCGAGCGAGCGCCGGTGACGCTGGC of the Sphingomonas sp. BGYR3 genome contains:
- a CDS encoding dihydrofolate reductase produces the protein MMTLYLARATNGVIGRDGDLPWRLPADLKRFKALTMGKPMVMGRKTFESFPSPLPGRRHIVLTRDANWSASGAEVAHSVDAALALAGDVPDVAIIGGAEVFALFMPMADRIELTEVHAEPEGDASVPAFGPEWREAAREDHAAEGDRPAFSFVTLVRG
- a CDS encoding peptidoglycan DD-metalloendopeptidase family protein, which produces MAARPILALIALATLGAAPAADIARQRAALAEARQASAAAAERARALEQQAADAGDAAVRAGQARAALVARIAEAEAELTAARARVALAARLLGEQRRRLAERQQGIVRLIAAIQSLARRPAALALARPGSTDDIVHARAVLGTLVPVIRQRTAAIRREIAGSQRLRAAASQSVDALSRSRATLETRRIELARLESTERLRAERLGRVALGESDRAIALGERARDLIDQMAEGDRAQAVLSDLMALPDPLPRPGKSEATTAVRGTAPGYRVPAIGRVVAGYGGVTSAGVRARGTTLAASPLAVVVAPAQGQVIHAAAFRSYGGVVIVDHGAGWTTLISGLDTISVRTGQQVAAGQPLGRMTASGAPELTVELRRRGRPVDWLSLID
- a CDS encoding outer membrane beta-barrel protein, which codes for MRTLTLLALGAATIATPAMAQDTAPNWTGGRIAVLGGYDNVRSGSTEDSDIEGDDQSIDGFQYSAELGYDYQIGGAVIGAEAEIGDSTASVDNNNTDPNYFGYGQVKTGRDLYVGARAGILATPSTLVYAKAGYTNARLDATASDGVTEVGRNFKLDGYRLGAGVEQAIGTNTFAKVEYRYSNYGDARLEFNEGGTIGNFDVDTDRHQVVAGVGLRF
- a CDS encoding 23S rRNA (pseudouridine(1915)-N(3))-methyltransferase RlmH → MLLHIVARGRIGRGAEAELVDRYLKRVSWPVRITELPDQGGRIPPIEPGTRLVLLDEKGRDLPSVDLAATLGRWRDDGVREARFMIGAADGFDDAERKSADLLLSFGRLTWPHMLARAMLAEQLWRSVSILSGHPYHREG
- a CDS encoding thymidylate synthase — encoded protein: MPPYLELMQRALDHGVEQRDRTGVGTLSVFGHQMRFDLAKGFPVLTTKKLHLRSIIIELLWFLRGDTNVRWLQDRKVSIWDEWADEAGDLGPVYGKQWRHWEAPDGRTIDQIADLVQQIRTQPASRRQIVSAWNPGELHRMALAPCHCLFQTHVANGKLSLLLYQRSADIFLGVPFNIASYALLTHILAQQCDLEVGEFIWTGGDCHLYLNHLDQAREQLSRTPGPLPRLEILRRPDSIDGYDYEDFVIHDYVAQPHIKAPVAV
- a CDS encoding invasion associated locus B family protein, producing the protein MAFSGLILVGVLAAGGTATARNVIGVYGAWGAFSDAMPRRCYAMARPLERGGAAFAAIANWPGERIRHQLHLRLSRPRSERAPVTLAVGERRFVLMAGPSDAWSPDAATDQAIVTAMRSARSMTVETIAANGRPFVDSYALNGAAAAIDAARLGCGTAPRR
- a CDS encoding nicotinate-nucleotide adenylyltransferase; this translates as MKRIGILGGSFNPAHRGHRHISLEAMRALGLDEVWWLVSPGNPLKDGASDMAPLDRRLASARAMARRAPIRASALETRLGTRYTLDTVRAIRKLYPRHSFIWLMGADNLAQFHRWRGWRRIAQEVPIAVLTRPGYDDDARASAAMSWLRRFVRPAGQGRNWTKWRLPALVLLRFRPDPTSATRIRAVNPGWHRPPGSPTRPSVPSR
- the dnaN gene encoding DNA polymerase III subunit beta, giving the protein MKATIERATLLKGLSHVHSVVERRNTIPILSNVLIDATGDGVIRLMATDLDLQVDETLKADIETSGAITVPAHMLFDIARKLPEGAQVQLAASDGRLTVTAGRARFSLQTLPRDDFPVIAEGELPVQFELPVATLKQIIDKTRFAISTEETRYYLNGIFLHVTDEAQPVLKAAATDGHRLARVTVPRPDGAEEMPGVIVPRKCVNELRKLLDEVDGSVGVSLSTSKIRFDLGQAILTSKLIDGTFPDYSRVIPTANDKLLKIDPKSLMAGVDRVSTIATEKARPVKLALDRDKVTLSVTSPEHGTAAEEVPGDYAAMGFEIGFNAKYLLDILSQVEGDAIEVHLADAGAPTLIRENDKSAALYVLMPMRV
- the rsfS gene encoding ribosome silencing factor — its product is MSPSSPQEAEALHQLVLASLDDDQAVETVSIPLAGKSSIADYMVIASGKSTRQVASMATKLAEKIKAQCGRTARVEGLATADWVLIDAGDVIVHLFRPEVRSFYNLERMWSFGDTPATGGAA
- a CDS encoding dipeptidase → MIRKLLLGVLALVLIAATAFFTLAPGIAERGMNRVVAGQRPEITPVARALHRRLAVADLHGDTLLWKRSLLSRSDRGQVDLPRLRAGNVALQVFSSVTKTPKNQNYAANTGETDNITLLAIGQMQPPRTWGSLLERSLFHAEKLRVAEAGSAGALRVIDSPAALDGLLADRRRGVKVTGALLSVEGLHNLEGRLDNVDRLYAAGFRMAGLVHFFDNEVAGSMHGVARGGLTPLGRQVIRRMEARGMIVDIAHASHRSVAEILAMARRPVLSSHGGVQAVCRENRNLTDDEIRGVARTGGVVGIGYWDGAVCSVDVSAIVRSILHVRVLVGIDYVGLGSDFDGAVTTGFDTGELVLITQGLIDAGLSERDIAKVMGGNVLRVLRAGIAPLP